One genomic region from Leptolyngbyaceae cyanobacterium JSC-12 encodes:
- a CDS encoding protein of unknown function DUF1824 (IMG reference gene:2510094977~PFAM: Domain of unknown function (DUF1824)), which produces MPSNSISLTLDAAQKLLRQFICIERIPPEQQPDKATIQQAVMLVRDHSDYQILGICADTANDAIATLHAYLTAFGFSEFPQPSSIEGAVYLKFNPKTGLCYLEPYDGTHRGVLISCQSAYEGDINATFGHLPLDLFS; this is translated from the coding sequence ATGCCATCTAATTCAATCAGTCTCACTTTAGATGCCGCTCAGAAGTTGCTGCGACAGTTCATTTGCATTGAGCGCATCCCCCCTGAACAACAGCCCGACAAAGCAACAATTCAGCAGGCGGTGATGCTAGTTCGCGACCATTCTGATTATCAAATTCTGGGGATTTGCGCGGACACGGCAAACGATGCGATCGCCACCCTCCATGCCTACCTTACTGCCTTTGGCTTTTCTGAGTTCCCCCAACCATCGTCCATCGAGGGCGCTGTCTATCTCAAATTCAACCCCAAAACAGGGCTGTGCTATCTGGAACCTTACGACGGCACTCATCGCGGTGTGCTGATTTCTTGCCAATCTGCCTATGAGGGCGATATCAATGCCACCTTTGGGCATTTGCCATTAGATTTGTTTAGCTAG
- a CDS encoding DNA/RNA helicase, superfamily I (IMG reference gene:2510094978~PFAM: UvrD/REP helicase): MSTVAPAKTIDDLRQALRPGQRELADWDGGPLAVSAVPGAGKSTGMAVAAAIAIARYQLHARRQLVVVTFTRSAAANIKAKIKQNLRDLGLPQQGFQVSTLHGLAWAIARTHLELTELNHESVLVTPTQNNRLIRTCVEQWIAANPQLYQRLLEGRQFDGEETERLRRQSVLRTEVLPELANTTIREAKSSGLFPADLRRLANEMTDDYSVLAIAGGLYELYQEQLRRRNWIDYDEMILAALRALDDSTVRYYWQTQVFAVFEDEAQDSSPLQTRLLEILAADPNEPTNLAKQNLVRVGDSNQAINSTFTPADPIFFREFCDRCRKQRRLATMTQAGRSTRTIIDAANFVLQWANAAKLTGTEEPFHHQLIQPVGAKDPQPNPPMEGRGLELYTPDDTYQTVELIGQRAVSLFKQNPEATAAVLVRENKQGQFVARELFRWYGETLNLYEVGGLERQSHVPAEMLTLLQFCDRPHSPDYLKSALSTFVERKLIPAQDLNALTSFPEQFLYPGPLDPPQDEPVGQARWFCISLLQARLELPAYQLIPFFAYALRYEQNELATADKLSDRISQQMQGKNTLSAMISVLNEIVSSERFEPVNADDHDERYTQKGQLTIITMHKAKGLDWDYVFLPFLHDSLIPGKFRTPPQAQFLGDFTLSEIARAHIRAYLHQQATFPDIFTAWERAQNLKTAEELRLLYVAMTRAKRLLWMSAASQAPFTWNKPENVDERKPSPIFSALQEQFPSSVMG, encoded by the coding sequence ATGTCCACCGTTGCTCCTGCTAAAACAATTGATGATCTCCGCCAAGCCCTGCGACCAGGACAGCGGGAACTGGCAGATTGGGATGGTGGTCCCTTAGCGGTTTCAGCCGTGCCAGGAGCCGGAAAATCCACTGGGATGGCAGTAGCTGCTGCGATCGCGATCGCTCGTTATCAACTTCATGCACGTCGGCAGTTAGTTGTGGTGACCTTTACGCGATCTGCTGCTGCCAATATCAAAGCCAAGATCAAACAGAACTTAAGAGATTTGGGATTGCCGCAGCAAGGATTTCAGGTTTCCACGCTGCACGGGTTGGCATGGGCGATCGCCCGCACCCATTTGGAACTGACTGAACTCAATCATGAAAGTGTTCTAGTTACCCCGACTCAGAACAATCGCCTCATCCGCACCTGCGTGGAACAATGGATCGCTGCCAATCCCCAGCTTTATCAGCGCTTGCTGGAAGGGCGACAGTTTGACGGCGAAGAAACTGAGCGACTACGGCGGCAATCCGTTCTCCGCACAGAAGTTTTACCAGAACTTGCCAACACTACGATTCGTGAGGCAAAAAGTTCTGGTTTGTTTCCGGCTGATTTGCGCCGTCTAGCCAATGAGATGACTGATGATTACTCGGTGCTGGCGATCGCGGGCGGATTGTACGAGCTATATCAGGAGCAACTACGCCGCCGCAACTGGATAGACTACGACGAAATGATTCTAGCAGCTCTGCGTGCGCTGGATGACTCAACAGTGCGGTACTACTGGCAAACGCAGGTTTTTGCTGTGTTCGAAGATGAAGCGCAAGATTCCAGCCCGTTGCAAACTCGCCTGCTAGAAATTCTGGCGGCTGACCCGAATGAACCCACCAATCTCGCCAAACAAAATCTGGTACGAGTCGGTGACTCCAATCAAGCAATTAACTCTACCTTTACCCCGGCTGACCCGATCTTCTTTCGGGAATTTTGCGATCGCTGCCGCAAACAGCGTCGCCTTGCTACCATGACCCAAGCCGGACGCAGCACTCGCACCATTATCGATGCTGCTAACTTTGTGTTGCAATGGGCAAACGCTGCCAAGCTTACAGGTACAGAAGAACCCTTCCACCATCAACTGATTCAACCCGTCGGTGCGAAAGACCCCCAGCCCAACCCTCCTATGGAAGGACGCGGGCTGGAGCTTTACACGCCAGATGATACCTATCAAACCGTTGAACTTATTGGACAACGTGCTGTATCCCTGTTCAAACAGAATCCTGAAGCCACTGCTGCGGTGCTGGTGCGGGAAAATAAACAAGGGCAATTTGTGGCACGAGAACTTTTTCGATGGTACGGCGAAACCCTCAATCTGTATGAAGTCGGAGGACTGGAACGACAATCGCATGTGCCTGCTGAAATGCTTACTCTGTTACAATTTTGCGATCGCCCCCATTCACCCGACTACCTGAAATCTGCCCTGAGTACCTTCGTCGAACGCAAACTCATTCCGGCTCAAGACCTGAATGCACTCACCAGTTTTCCGGAGCAGTTTCTTTACCCTGGACCACTCGATCCTCCGCAGGATGAACCTGTGGGGCAAGCTCGCTGGTTTTGCATTAGTTTGCTGCAAGCCCGGCTGGAACTACCCGCCTATCAACTCATCCCCTTCTTTGCCTATGCCTTGCGCTATGAGCAAAACGAACTGGCAACTGCCGACAAACTGAGCGATCGCATTAGCCAGCAAATGCAAGGCAAAAATACCTTATCTGCCATGATCAGTGTCCTCAACGAAATTGTCAGTTCTGAACGGTTTGAACCCGTCAATGCCGATGATCATGACGAGCGTTACACCCAAAAAGGGCAACTCACCATCATCACCATGCACAAAGCAAAAGGGCTAGATTGGGACTACGTTTTTCTCCCCTTCTTGCACGACAGTCTTATTCCTGGAAAATTCAGAACCCCACCACAAGCCCAATTTCTGGGCGACTTTACCTTGTCAGAAATTGCCCGTGCCCACATCCGCGCCTATCTGCACCAACAAGCGACCTTTCCCGACATCTTCACCGCCTGGGAACGTGCTCAGAATTTGAAAACAGCGGAAGAGCTTCGTCTACTTTACGTTGCCATGACTCGTGCCAAACGCCTGCTGTGGATGTCTGCCGCAAGTCAAGCACCGTTTACCTGGAACAAGCCTGAAAACGTAGACGAGCGCAAACCTAGCCCTATCTTTTCTGCGCTACAAGAGCAGTTTCCCAGTTCGGTTATGGGTTGA
- a CDS encoding hypothetical protein (IMG reference gene:2510094979), translating to MKSVLFGVVAIASILTVNSVPLSAHENKPGMTPRHSGDGSHSGATHRHGAVEIPQGQPVPTVKLVVHPDPMNGWNLELRVANFAFAPERVNTKSNRSNEGHAHLYINGQKVARLYGNWYHLPNSSLKSGLNKITVTLNTNGHDDLLYQGKVIQDTAMVEVPARK from the coding sequence ATGAAATCGGTTTTGTTTGGAGTGGTTGCGATTGCTAGTATTCTCACAGTCAACTCTGTGCCACTTTCAGCCCATGAAAATAAGCCGGGCATGACTCCACGCCATTCGGGGGATGGTAGCCACTCCGGCGCAACTCATCGACATGGAGCAGTCGAAATTCCACAAGGACAACCTGTGCCAACGGTGAAGTTGGTGGTGCATCCTGACCCGATGAATGGCTGGAACTTAGAGCTTAGGGTTGCGAACTTTGCTTTCGCTCCAGAACGAGTCAATACTAAAAGTAATCGTTCAAATGAAGGGCACGCCCATCTCTACATCAATGGTCAAAAGGTTGCTCGCCTGTACGGCAACTGGTATCACCTCCCCAATTCCAGTCTCAAATCAGGACTCAACAAAATCACTGTCACTCTCAACACCAACGGGCATGATGACCTGCTGTATCAAGGCAAAGTAATTCAGGATACAGCAATGGTTGAGGTTCCGGCTCGGAAATAG
- a CDS encoding cytochrome c, mono- and diheme variants family (IMG reference gene:2510094980~PFAM: Cytochrome c~TIGRFAM: cytochrome c oxidase, cbb3-type, subunit III) — translation MRKVFVKLIIAIACLMLLMTRPAFAEASAAVLANGAKVFSANCAACHANGNNVINASKSLKADALHQYSMDTLDAIVNQVTNGKSAMPAFKNRLSDDQIQAVAEYVLDQSAKGWKA, via the coding sequence GTGAGAAAGGTTTTCGTCAAACTGATTATTGCGATCGCTTGCCTGATGCTATTGATGACTCGTCCGGCATTTGCGGAGGCTTCAGCCGCTGTCTTGGCAAACGGAGCGAAGGTATTTAGCGCCAACTGCGCCGCCTGCCATGCTAACGGCAACAACGTGATTAATGCCAGCAAAAGCTTGAAAGCCGATGCATTGCATCAGTACAGCATGGATACCTTGGATGCCATTGTCAACCAGGTGACGAATGGTAAGAGCGCGATGCCAGCTTTCAAAAATCGTCTTAGTGATGACCAAATTCAAGCTGTGGCTGAATACGTATTAGATCAGTCGGCAAAGGGGTGGAAGGCTTAA
- a CDS encoding putative transcriptional regulator (IMG reference gene:2510094981~PFAM: Penicillinase repressor) yields the protein MISLYPNDISAYVVLSMTALPNYRPKNLSLGPLEREILHIVWELGTVSVKDVHDRILEDPDRELAYTSVTTVLNRLTNKGWLACDRQGRSFAWRSLISQEQAKALEAYEQLNQFLAVSNPDVVAAFADSLDQTSVEQLEAIAAKLRAVRKAREAH from the coding sequence ATGATTTCGCTATATCCTAATGACATATCTGCTTACGTCGTTCTCTCTATGACTGCTTTACCAAACTATCGACCCAAAAACCTGTCGCTCGGGCCACTTGAGCGGGAAATCTTGCACATTGTTTGGGAATTGGGAACTGTCAGCGTTAAAGATGTTCACGATCGCATCCTGGAAGATCCTGATCGTGAACTGGCATATACCTCTGTAACAACTGTGTTGAATCGCCTCACAAATAAGGGTTGGCTAGCGTGTGACAGGCAGGGACGTAGTTTTGCCTGGCGATCGCTAATCTCGCAGGAACAGGCAAAAGCACTGGAAGCTTACGAGCAGTTGAATCAGTTTTTGGCGGTCAGTAATCCTGATGTTGTTGCAGCATTTGCGGATAGCCTGGATCAAACCAGTGTGGAACAGCTTGAAGCAATCGCTGCCAAACTCCGCGCCGTTCGCAAAGCCAGGGAGGCACACTAA
- a CDS encoding Zn-dependent protease with chaperone function (IMG reference gene:2510094982~PFAM: BlaR1 peptidase M56), translating into MHFLMMLIGLGLAWGVRSFATAATGNLTKRWQQTLGLFLFSPLLLLMTALAILCMGPSGQMLGHWEGWLGYDLAFWFLAWAIASGIKLAWEGHQTVQRLRQNPVIEINGNVAYLLDTSELYSAQVGFWQPELVVSQGLLTTLDDEHLEAVLVHEQAHAHYHDTFWFFWLGWLRRLTCWLPHTEALWQDLLMLRELRADQRAVSQVDPLVLAESLLMVVSAPLMQPEVCATFSWTVSRDRLTERIDSLLADSAPAMPTNLWSMSWLLLVLLPLMTIPLHVG; encoded by the coding sequence ATGCATTTTCTGATGATGTTGATTGGCTTAGGACTAGCGTGGGGTGTGCGTTCTTTTGCCACTGCTGCAACGGGTAACTTAACTAAACGCTGGCAACAAACATTAGGCTTATTTCTGTTTTCGCCTCTACTGTTGCTGATGACGGCGCTTGCCATCCTTTGCATGGGCCCATCTGGGCAAATGCTGGGGCACTGGGAAGGCTGGTTAGGCTACGATCTGGCATTCTGGTTTCTCGCATGGGCGATCGCATCTGGCATTAAGCTAGCCTGGGAAGGACATCAGACCGTTCAGCGACTTCGCCAAAATCCTGTGATCGAGATCAATGGCAACGTAGCCTACTTGCTCGACACCTCCGAGCTTTATAGCGCTCAAGTGGGGTTCTGGCAGCCAGAATTGGTCGTGAGTCAGGGATTGCTGACGACACTGGATGATGAACATCTGGAAGCCGTGCTGGTTCATGAACAAGCCCATGCCCACTACCATGACACTTTCTGGTTTTTCTGGCTGGGCTGGCTGCGTCGCCTCACGTGTTGGCTGCCCCACACCGAAGCCCTCTGGCAAGATTTGTTGATGCTGCGCGAACTCCGAGCTGATCAACGTGCGGTTAGCCAGGTTGATCCTTTGGTGTTGGCAGAATCTTTGCTGATGGTAGTGAGTGCGCCATTGATGCAACCAGAAGTTTGTGCCACCTTCAGTTGGACAGTTTCCCGCGATCGCCTGACTGAACGCATCGACTCTCTCCTTGCAGATTCTGCTCCAGCTATGCCAACCAACCTCTGGTCAATGAGTTGGTTATTGCTCGTGTTGCTGCCGCTGATGACAATTCCGTTGCACGTTGGATGA
- a CDS encoding putative O-methyltransferase (IMG reference gene:2510094983~PFAM: O-methyltransferase), giving the protein MSTKTLGLSDHLYDYLLSVSLREPDVLRELRQETANHPMSQMQIAPEQGQFMALLVQLMGAKKTLEIGVFTGYSSLAVALALPPDGRIIACDVSEEYTAIARRYWEKAGVSHKIDLRIAPALETLETLITSGHSNTFDFAFIDADKSHYNDYYERSLQLIRPGGLIAIDNVLWSGDVADLAVTDNRTEKIRALNQKLHQDQRITLSLVPIADGLTLAIKRC; this is encoded by the coding sequence ATGTCAACCAAAACGTTAGGACTCAGCGATCACCTTTATGATTACTTGCTCTCAGTCTCTTTGCGGGAGCCAGATGTATTGCGAGAACTGCGGCAGGAAACTGCCAACCATCCCATGAGCCAGATGCAAATTGCACCAGAACAAGGACAATTCATGGCATTGTTGGTGCAGTTGATGGGCGCAAAGAAAACGTTGGAAATTGGAGTGTTTACTGGATACAGTTCCCTGGCAGTAGCACTAGCGCTTCCTCCCGACGGCAGAATCATTGCCTGTGATGTCAGCGAAGAATATACTGCAATCGCTCGTCGCTATTGGGAAAAAGCTGGAGTTTCCCACAAGATCGATTTACGCATCGCTCCTGCTCTGGAAACGTTAGAGACTTTAATCACCTCTGGGCACTCTAATACCTTTGACTTTGCCTTCATTGATGCAGATAAAAGTCATTACAACGATTACTACGAGCGATCGCTGCAACTCATCCGTCCTGGCGGATTAATTGCTATCGATAACGTTCTCTGGTCTGGTGATGTCGCTGACTTAGCTGTGACTGATAATCGTACTGAAAAAATACGAGCCTTAAACCAAAAACTGCATCAAGATCAGCGCATTACTCTCAGTTTAGTTCCCATTGCAGACGGACTCACGCTTGCCATCAAACGATGTTAA
- a CDS encoding hypothetical protein (IMG reference gene:2510094984): MKLSLSQYPSAIAQSAQAVNEIEHQLNEARQHIARLEGNADRVVAFEAGLKNDNQRRARRFEVLQANLEYRHACDALNRLTAEKANATARLEHLRNEFSVAKLETKLAIAQKLIGLESRELVGL; the protein is encoded by the coding sequence ATGAAACTGAGTCTGAGTCAGTATCCTAGCGCGATCGCTCAGTCTGCCCAGGCGGTAAACGAGATTGAGCACCAACTGAATGAAGCACGTCAACACATTGCTCGATTAGAAGGAAACGCTGATCGTGTTGTTGCATTTGAAGCTGGCTTAAAAAACGATAATCAACGGCGGGCGCGACGGTTTGAAGTATTGCAAGCCAACCTGGAATATCGCCATGCCTGTGATGCCCTGAATCGTCTAACCGCTGAGAAGGCAAATGCTACTGCTCGCCTCGAACATCTGCGAAACGAATTTAGTGTTGCCAAGCTAGAGACAAAATTAGCGATCGCCCAAAAACTCATCGGTCTCGAATCACGAGAACTTGTTGGATTGTAG
- a CDS encoding hypothetical protein (IMG reference gene:2510094985), translating to MTKHYILSLDPMAKYEWERCTLRDPITAEHPALAEIVAKAVGDRAGSYLVAVNIEVRILEEAAIQSNSVPNLVEVPSRPQHAQLAELVA from the coding sequence ATGACTAAGCACTACATCCTCAGTCTCGATCCAATGGCGAAATACGAGTGGGAGCGGTGCACACTGCGCGATCCCATCACTGCGGAGCATCCTGCTTTGGCAGAGATCGTCGCAAAAGCTGTTGGCGATCGCGCAGGCTCCTATCTGGTTGCTGTCAATATTGAGGTCAGGATTTTAGAGGAGGCGGCTATTCAGTCTAACTCAGTTCCCAATTTGGTAGAGGTCCCCAGCCGTCCTCAACACGCCCAACTTGCTGAATTGGTTGCCTAA
- a CDS encoding cytosine deaminase-like metal-dependent hydrolase (IMG reference gene:2510094986~PFAM: Amidohydrolase family): MPTLLVKHIHTLVTMDTKRREITDGALFIRDHLIEQVGATQDLPQTADEVLDLHRRFIVLPGLVNTHHHFFQVLTRVLPAAQNGSLFHWLQSLYPVWANLTPQAIYTSAQMAAAELMLSGCTTSSDHLYIYPNGCRLDDEIAAMQEIGLRFHASRGSMSVGESQGGLPPDSLVEQEDTILKDSQRLIEQYHDPSSHAMLRITLAPCSPFSVTQNLMRESAALARSHSGVRLHTHLAENQSDVDYSLEMFGVIPGDYAESVGWLGSDVWHAHCVMLDDVTIQKFGETGTGVSHCPGSNTRLASGIAPIRKMLNAGVPVSLGVDGSSSNDTGNLLQEARTAFLLARVRDRNAASMTARDILEIATLGGARVLGRDDIGALAPGMSADFIAIDLDRPQFAGALHDPVAAIVLCLAHSVDYSFINGRKVISEGRLTTVDQPHLIDQTNRLAKQLVG; the protein is encoded by the coding sequence ATGCCTACCCTGCTGGTTAAACACATTCATACGCTGGTAACGATGGATACCAAGCGCCGAGAAATCACTGATGGAGCACTGTTTATTCGCGATCACCTGATTGAACAGGTCGGCGCCACGCAAGACTTACCGCAAACAGCAGATGAAGTATTAGATTTGCATCGGCGCTTCATTGTGCTGCCAGGATTGGTAAACACCCATCACCATTTCTTTCAAGTCCTCACCCGCGTATTGCCTGCTGCTCAAAATGGCAGCTTGTTTCACTGGCTGCAAAGCCTCTATCCCGTGTGGGCAAATCTCACGCCCCAGGCAATTTACACAAGCGCTCAAATGGCAGCCGCGGAACTGATGCTGTCAGGTTGTACCACATCGAGTGATCATCTCTATATTTATCCCAACGGTTGTAGATTGGATGATGAAATCGCTGCAATGCAGGAGATTGGGCTGCGATTCCATGCTAGTCGGGGCAGCATGAGTGTGGGCGAAAGCCAAGGCGGCTTACCTCCCGACTCGTTAGTGGAACAGGAAGACACCATCTTGAAGGATTCTCAACGGTTAATTGAGCAGTATCACGATCCGTCCTCTCATGCCATGCTGCGAATTACCCTGGCTCCCTGTTCTCCGTTTTCCGTCACACAGAATTTGATGCGAGAATCCGCTGCATTAGCGCGATCTCATTCTGGGGTACGATTGCATACTCACCTGGCAGAAAACCAATCTGATGTGGATTACAGCTTGGAGATGTTTGGCGTGATTCCGGGTGACTATGCTGAATCTGTGGGCTGGCTCGGAAGTGATGTATGGCACGCGCACTGCGTCATGTTGGATGATGTCACAATTCAGAAATTTGGTGAAACTGGGACAGGGGTAAGCCATTGTCCAGGAAGTAACACCCGCCTTGCCAGCGGAATTGCCCCAATTCGTAAAATGCTGAATGCTGGAGTGCCTGTCAGTCTTGGTGTGGATGGTTCCTCATCAAATGATACAGGGAACTTACTGCAAGAAGCTCGGACGGCGTTTCTACTGGCACGAGTGCGCGATCGCAATGCAGCTTCGATGACCGCACGAGACATTCTAGAAATAGCCACTCTGGGCGGCGCAAGGGTACTGGGACGAGATGACATTGGTGCACTTGCTCCTGGAATGTCGGCTGATTTTATTGCGATCGACCTGGATCGTCCCCAATTTGCTGGAGCCTTGCATGATCCTGTAGCGGCGATTGTTCTCTGTCTGGCACATTCGGTTGATTACAGCTTCATCAATGGGCGCAAGGTAATTTCTGAAGGGCGCTTAACTACTGTTGATCAGCCACATTTAATTGATCAGACTAATCGACTAGCAAAACAGTTAGTTGGTTAA
- a CDS encoding hypothetical protein (IMG reference gene:2510094987) translates to MVRVPGSSVRSAIAMGQIMRRVIESGKITRADEVVFLQALSSEIDLTAEDMMTLKDLMKRMDMGLIKIAD, encoded by the coding sequence ATGGTTCGCGTACCTGGTAGCAGTGTTCGTTCTGCCATTGCGATGGGGCAGATCATGAGGCGAGTTATCGAGTCTGGCAAGATTACGCGTGCGGACGAAGTGGTGTTCCTACAAGCACTATCCTCCGAAATTGATTTGACGGCTGAAGACATGATGACGCTGAAGGACTTGATGAAGCGGATGGATATGGGCTTAATCAAGATTGCAGATTAA
- a CDS encoding hypothetical protein (IMG reference gene:2510094988) has translation MIKHPLLIAATASLIASVDAFAIATLPVSAQTAVPILLSQAVQSPLPPDSTGTVKTPTPVLKFGLADGTPIKLKFKQTVSSRDAKTNDIVEFEVVEPVRVGNKVVIAQGAAAKGIVVEAQRSGMLGRRGKLDIAVQEVTLVSGERITLRASEKSGGGTSGGVIAAAVLLSPVALLFKGKNVTYDAGTEITAFVNGNFELNPAKF, from the coding sequence ATGATCAAACATCCACTTTTGATTGCTGCAACCGCTAGTCTAATCGCTAGCGTTGATGCCTTCGCGATTGCCACACTCCCGGTTAGTGCTCAAACGGCTGTCCCAATTCTTTTGAGCCAGGCTGTACAGTCTCCGCTACCGCCCGATTCAACTGGCACCGTTAAAACTCCCACTCCTGTGCTCAAGTTTGGCTTAGCCGATGGCACCCCCATAAAACTCAAATTTAAGCAAACTGTTTCTTCCAGAGATGCCAAAACCAATGACATTGTTGAGTTCGAAGTAGTAGAACCTGTTCGCGTTGGCAACAAAGTAGTGATTGCTCAAGGCGCAGCAGCTAAGGGCATTGTGGTAGAAGCTCAGCGTTCTGGAATGTTGGGGCGTAGAGGCAAGTTAGACATTGCCGTTCAAGAAGTCACGTTAGTCAGCGGTGAGCGGATTACCCTGAGAGCCAGTGAAAAATCTGGTGGAGGAACCTCTGGTGGTGTTATTGCGGCGGCCGTATTGCTCAGCCCAGTAGCCCTCTTGTTCAAAGGAAAAAATGTCACTTATGATGCAGGCACCGAAATTACTGCCTTCGTCAATGGCAACTTTGAGCTAAATCCAGCAAAATTCTAA